A single genomic interval of Magnetospirillum sp. 15-1 harbors:
- a CDS encoding PAS-domain containing protein: MSGLLILLAVLISFATLFGFAMAVEKRAAPAGSERFGGVIYALSLAVYCTSWTFYGSVGRAATDGGGFLAVYLGPALLFVFGRPVLARIIRTAKAHHSTSIADLISARHGNSRILARLVTVIAVIGILPYISLQLKAIGTSLRILEHYPSLDGLARHAPPPVWQDPTVHIALVLAVFCVAFGTRRIDATEQHRGLVTVVVLESAIKLLAFLAAGGFVVWGMFHGWGDLLSQAAGTRAASLPNLLPSLSSLDWWAVVLASTAAIVCLPRQFQVLVVENNNPRHLRSAGWIFPLYLAAINLFVLPIAMAGILVLGDLQVPADTFVLTLPIAAQQPWLALLVFIGGLSAATAMVLIEVTALSTMISNDLVMPLILHRLMAAERDPVPMIKAIRRVSIVAVLMLAYVYVRAIGDSRTLVGMGLISFVAAAQFAPALLGGLYLPRPSRLGALWGLVAGFAMWGYTLLFPSFAESGWLGREFLDRGLFGIPLLIPRALFGLGGVNEISHSLFWSLAVNIGGYLIGMAVDAGRASENRQAGQPSSLTIPASSLQDLVGRFIGEERSRQAFADYVSAHDTPLPPEATPAHPFVGLAEKLLAGTIGNASAKIVVAGAFDGEGIDPAHMRGMLKDASAAIETGRVILADALDHLGQGVTVVDTDLRLVAWNSRFVELLALPDGMVAHGTPLAEIMRQNALHGGYGPGDPEELVASRLAWLHKGLPFHDEREHLDGIVLEVRGKPLPNGGYVTTYTDVTRRHRAELELRRAYDELEDRVEARTHELSKEVRVRTLTETALRRSRERLKGITDSLFEGVLVVNTEGLIAFINPSARKLLGIGEEAGDVEGYPLDSVMRIRGRNGEMAFTNSPLGRLLADDTPFLDDDAVFVTATGTALEVAYACAPLANEGGQRSVIVSFRDIAALKAAQREALQASRLASVGQLAAGIAHEINTPIQYIGDNLNFIRGAMAKLITLAEAGQELAAATGPSEPAGRFEAQVAAVKLPFLLSETPVAVQETLDGVAQIAKIVLSMKEFSHPGTTEKVVTDINRAIESTLTVSHNVWKQFATVETALAPDLPSLPCFASELNQVFLNLIVNAAQAIEASGKPLPGRIAVTTRVRDGAVEISVADNGTGIPEAIRERIFDPFFTTKEVGKGTGQGLAICRDVVVIKHGGSLLVESEAGQGTMFTVRIPLPD; this comes from the coding sequence ATGAGCGGTCTTCTGATCCTGCTGGCGGTCCTCATCTCCTTCGCGACGCTGTTCGGCTTCGCCATGGCGGTCGAAAAGCGGGCCGCTCCGGCGGGTTCGGAACGGTTCGGCGGCGTGATCTACGCCCTTTCCCTGGCCGTCTATTGCACCTCGTGGACCTTTTACGGCAGCGTCGGCCGGGCCGCCACCGACGGCGGGGGGTTTCTGGCGGTCTATCTGGGGCCGGCCCTGCTGTTCGTGTTCGGCCGGCCCGTTCTCGCCCGGATCATCCGGACGGCGAAGGCTCACCACTCCACCTCCATCGCCGACCTGATCTCGGCCCGCCATGGCAACAGCCGCATTCTGGCCCGGCTGGTCACCGTCATCGCGGTGATCGGCATCCTCCCCTACATCTCGCTGCAGTTGAAGGCCATCGGCACCAGCCTGCGGATTTTGGAGCACTATCCCAGCCTGGACGGCCTCGCCAGGCATGCGCCGCCGCCGGTATGGCAGGACCCGACGGTCCACATCGCGCTCGTCCTGGCCGTCTTCTGCGTGGCATTCGGAACCCGCCGCATCGACGCCACGGAGCAGCACCGGGGGCTGGTCACGGTGGTCGTGCTGGAATCGGCGATCAAGCTGCTGGCCTTCCTGGCGGCGGGGGGCTTCGTCGTCTGGGGAATGTTCCATGGATGGGGCGACCTGCTGTCGCAGGCCGCCGGCACCCGGGCGGCTTCCCTGCCGAACCTGCTGCCCTCCCTGAGCAGCCTGGACTGGTGGGCGGTGGTGCTGGCGTCGACGGCGGCGATCGTCTGCCTGCCGCGCCAGTTCCAGGTTCTGGTCGTCGAGAACAACAACCCGCGCCATCTGCGCTCGGCCGGCTGGATTTTTCCCCTGTATCTGGCGGCGATCAACCTGTTCGTCCTGCCCATCGCCATGGCGGGCATTCTGGTGCTGGGGGATCTGCAGGTTCCCGCCGACACCTTCGTGCTGACCCTGCCCATCGCGGCACAGCAGCCGTGGCTGGCGCTGCTGGTCTTCATCGGCGGCCTGTCCGCCGCCACCGCCATGGTGCTGATCGAGGTCACCGCCCTGTCGACCATGATTTCCAACGATCTGGTCATGCCCCTGATCCTGCATCGGCTGATGGCGGCGGAACGGGACCCGGTCCCCATGATCAAAGCCATCCGCCGGGTCTCCATCGTCGCGGTGCTGATGCTGGCCTATGTGTATGTTCGTGCCATCGGGGATTCGCGGACCCTGGTGGGCATGGGGCTGATTTCCTTCGTGGCCGCCGCCCAATTCGCCCCGGCCCTGCTGGGCGGGCTGTATCTGCCGCGGCCCAGCCGGCTTGGCGCGCTGTGGGGGCTGGTCGCCGGCTTTGCGATGTGGGGCTATACGCTGCTGTTCCCGTCCTTCGCCGAATCGGGCTGGCTGGGGCGGGAGTTCCTGGACAGGGGCCTGTTCGGAATCCCCCTCCTCATCCCCCGCGCCCTGTTCGGCCTCGGCGGGGTGAACGAGATTTCCCACTCCCTGTTCTGGAGCCTGGCGGTCAATATCGGGGGCTATCTGATCGGCATGGCGGTGGATGCCGGGCGAGCGTCGGAAAACCGGCAAGCCGGGCAACCGTCGTCCCTGACCATTCCCGCCTCCTCCCTTCAAGATCTGGTCGGACGGTTCATCGGCGAGGAGCGCAGCAGGCAGGCCTTCGCCGATTATGTTTCCGCCCACGACACCCCATTGCCGCCCGAAGCCACTCCGGCGCATCCCTTCGTCGGGCTGGCGGAAAAGCTCCTGGCCGGCACCATCGGCAATGCCTCGGCCAAGATCGTGGTCGCCGGCGCCTTCGACGGTGAAGGCATCGATCCGGCCCACATGCGCGGCATGCTCAAGGACGCCTCGGCCGCCATCGAAACGGGACGGGTGATTCTCGCCGATGCCCTCGACCATCTGGGCCAGGGCGTCACCGTGGTCGATACCGATCTCCGGCTGGTGGCGTGGAACAGCCGCTTCGTGGAACTGCTGGCTCTTCCCGACGGCATGGTGGCGCACGGCACCCCCCTGGCGGAGATCATGCGCCAGAACGCCCTGCACGGCGGATACGGTCCCGGCGACCCCGAGGAACTGGTCGCGTCCCGGCTGGCCTGGCTGCACAAGGGACTGCCGTTCCACGACGAGCGCGAGCACCTGGACGGGATTGTGCTGGAAGTCCGGGGCAAGCCGCTGCCCAATGGGGGCTACGTCACCACCTACACCGACGTCACCCGCCGGCATCGGGCCGAATTGGAACTGCGCCGGGCCTATGACGAGTTGGAGGACCGGGTCGAGGCCCGGACCCACGAATTGTCCAAGGAAGTCAGGGTCCGGACCCTGACCGAAACGGCGCTGCGGCGATCGCGCGAGCGTCTGAAGGGGATCACCGACAGCCTGTTCGAGGGCGTCCTGGTGGTCAATACCGAGGGGTTGATCGCCTTCATCAACCCATCGGCCAGGAAATTGCTGGGAATAGGGGAAGAGGCCGGCGACGTCGAAGGCTATCCCCTCGACAGCGTGATGCGCATCCGGGGCCGGAACGGAGAGATGGCGTTCACCAACTCGCCGCTTGGGCGGCTGCTGGCGGATGATACGCCGTTCCTCGACGACGATGCCGTATTCGTCACGGCGACGGGAACCGCCCTGGAGGTGGCCTATGCCTGCGCCCCCCTCGCCAACGAGGGCGGCCAGCGCTCGGTGATCGTCTCCTTCCGCGACATCGCCGCGCTGAAGGCCGCCCAGCGCGAGGCTCTTCAGGCCTCCCGTCTGGCCAGCGTCGGCCAGCTGGCGGCCGGCATCGCCCACGAGATCAACACGCCCATCCAATACATCGGCGATAATCTGAATTTCATTCGCGGCGCCATGGCCAAGCTGATCACCCTGGCCGAGGCGGGCCAGGAACTGGCGGCGGCCACCGGCCCGTCGGAGCCGGCCGGCCGCTTCGAGGCCCAGGTCGCCGCCGTCAAGCTGCCGTTCCTGCTGAGCGAGACGCCGGTCGCCGTCCAGGAGACCCTCGACGGGGTGGCGCAGATCGCCAAGATCGTCCTGTCCATGAAGGAATTTTCCCATCCGGGCACCACCGAGAAGGTGGTCACCGACATCAATCGCGCCATCGAAAGCACGCTGACCGTCTCCCACAATGTCTGGAAGCAGTTCGCCACCGTCGAGACCGCCCTCGCCCCCGATTTGCCGTCGCTGCCGTGCTTCGCCAGCGAGCTTAACCAGGTGTTCCTGAACCTGATCGTCAACGCCGCCCAGGCCATCGAGGCGTCGGGCAAACCCCTGCCCGGCCGCATCGCCGTGACCACCAGGGTCCGCGACGGAGCGGTGGAAATCTCGGTCGCGGACAACGGCACCGGAATTCCCGAGGCCATTCGCGAGCGAATCTTCGACCCGTTCTTCACCACCAAGGAAGTCGGCAAGGGAACAGGTCAGGGGTTGGCCATCTGCCGCGACGTCGTGGTGATAAAGCACGGCGGCAGCCTGCTCGTCGAAAGTGAAGCCGGACAAGGAACAATGTTCACCGTCAGGATTCCCCTTCCCGACTAG
- a CDS encoding ATP-binding protein, producing MPAVTAPDFRALFEAAPGLYLILDPYLRIVAVSDAYTRATKTLRQEILGRRIFDIFPDNPDDAAADGVRNLKASLERVLATRTADTMAIQKYDIRKPEDEGGGFETRYWSPINTPVLLPDGSLGHIIHRVEDVTDFIVLQQREMEQARVAEHLREHTGRMEAEVYARAREVADINFRLKQANGELERLYEKTRELDDLKSQFFANVSHELRTPLTLILGVTERRHADPALAEAERRDLGVIGRNARLLYRHVNNLLDISKLEAGRMVLRHAQVDLAREVRLIASHFDSLAEGRHIRYGVRGVSQLPAQVDQEMVERILLNLLANAFRHTPDGGAITVSLKERDGMAVMEVEDSGPGIPVAEREVIFERFRQGSRRSGGTGLGLAIVREFCALHGGNVTVAEAPGGGALFSVALPCLAPAGAEVATVASTYFSTAKDFARDLDGGEAAAPAQGPSGGALVLVVEDNADMRTFVAEALASRYRVEVAFDGRDGLEKAMALNPDLIICDVMMPRMSGDEMVAALRGDSRMDDVPIIMLTAKADDGLRVRLLRDAVQDYVQKPFSLEELLARSGRLIDERRRKLATLRESEIRFRSTFEQAAVGIAHLDPDGRFLRINDRLCQILGFGRDEILSRPLGDFILSDDRDTDLAQARALVADEIPTYTAEKRAVTRTGQVVWLSLTMSSVRNARGIPDYFIAVVEDIQRRKEAEADVLRLNAGLEQRVRDRTRELQAANEELESFSYAVSHDLRAPLRAMTGFSQALVEDYGDLLDGEAREYLDQIVRGGTHMGALIDGLLQLARSTRGDLRRDRVDLSEMARSIRAELSRLAPGRRVEWRIAGGLAALGDSRMIDVVVRNLLGNAWKYTSGKADPVISFHAEEGDDGPVYCVADNGAGFDPKHAEKLFKPFSRLHRQDEFPGIGIGLATVQRIVRRHGGTIRANASPGQGAEFRFTLPAGVLEEEESRDARDDSAG from the coding sequence TTGCCTGCCGTAACGGCTCCGGATTTCCGCGCTCTTTTCGAAGCGGCGCCCGGGCTGTACCTGATTCTCGACCCCTATTTGCGGATCGTGGCGGTCAGCGATGCCTATACCCGGGCGACCAAGACTCTCCGCCAGGAGATTCTCGGCCGTCGGATCTTCGACATTTTTCCCGACAATCCGGACGATGCCGCCGCCGACGGGGTCCGCAACCTGAAGGCTTCGCTGGAACGGGTGCTGGCCACCCGGACCGCCGATACCATGGCTATCCAGAAATACGATATCCGTAAACCCGAGGACGAGGGCGGGGGGTTCGAAACCCGCTACTGGAGCCCGATCAATACGCCGGTTCTGCTGCCGGACGGTTCCCTGGGCCACATCATCCACCGGGTGGAGGACGTGACCGACTTCATCGTGCTTCAGCAGCGCGAGATGGAGCAGGCCCGGGTCGCCGAACACCTGCGGGAACATACCGGGCGGATGGAGGCCGAGGTCTATGCCCGTGCCCGCGAGGTGGCGGACATCAACTTCAGGCTCAAGCAGGCCAACGGGGAGTTGGAGCGGCTGTACGAGAAGACGCGGGAGCTGGACGACCTCAAATCCCAGTTCTTCGCCAATGTCAGCCACGAACTGCGCACGCCGCTGACCCTGATCCTCGGAGTGACCGAACGGCGGCATGCCGACCCGGCCCTCGCCGAGGCGGAGCGGCGTGACCTGGGGGTTATCGGCCGTAACGCCCGGCTGCTCTATCGCCATGTGAACAATCTGCTCGACATTTCCAAGCTGGAGGCGGGGCGGATGGTGCTCCGCCATGCCCAGGTGGACCTGGCCCGCGAGGTTCGCCTGATCGCCTCGCATTTCGATTCCCTGGCCGAGGGGCGGCACATCCGCTACGGGGTGCGGGGGGTAAGCCAATTGCCGGCCCAGGTCGATCAGGAGATGGTCGAGCGCATCCTGCTCAATCTTCTGGCCAACGCTTTCCGCCACACTCCGGATGGCGGCGCCATCACGGTGTCGCTGAAGGAACGGGACGGCATGGCCGTCATGGAGGTCGAGGACAGCGGCCCCGGCATTCCCGTCGCCGAGCGCGAGGTGATCTTCGAGCGGTTCCGCCAGGGAAGCCGCCGGTCGGGCGGTACCGGCCTGGGGCTGGCCATCGTCAGGGAGTTCTGCGCCCTGCACGGCGGAAATGTGACGGTGGCGGAGGCTCCCGGTGGCGGAGCGCTGTTTTCCGTCGCCCTGCCCTGTCTTGCCCCGGCCGGGGCGGAGGTGGCGACGGTGGCGTCGACCTATTTCTCCACCGCCAAGGACTTCGCCCGGGACCTGGACGGCGGCGAGGCGGCTGCACCCGCCCAGGGACCGTCCGGAGGGGCTCTGGTCCTGGTGGTCGAGGACAATGCCGACATGAGGACCTTCGTGGCCGAGGCGCTGGCCTCCCGCTACCGGGTCGAGGTGGCCTTCGACGGGCGGGACGGGTTGGAGAAGGCCATGGCCCTCAACCCGGACCTGATCATCTGCGACGTGATGATGCCCCGGATGAGCGGCGACGAGATGGTTGCCGCCCTGCGCGGCGATTCCCGCATGGACGACGTTCCCATCATCATGCTGACCGCCAAGGCCGATGACGGCTTGCGGGTGAGGCTGCTGCGCGACGCCGTGCAGGACTATGTCCAGAAGCCGTTTTCCCTGGAGGAATTGCTGGCCCGTTCCGGGCGGCTGATCGACGAGCGCCGCCGCAAGCTCGCCACCCTGCGCGAGAGCGAAATCCGCTTCCGCTCGACCTTCGAGCAGGCGGCGGTGGGCATCGCCCATCTGGACCCCGACGGCCGGTTCCTGCGGATCAACGACCGGCTGTGCCAAATCCTGGGCTTTGGCCGCGACGAGATACTGAGCCGCCCGTTGGGAGATTTCATCCTTTCCGATGATCGCGATACGGATTTGGCCCAGGCCCGGGCGCTGGTCGCCGACGAGATACCGACCTACACGGCGGAAAAGCGAGCCGTTACCAGGACCGGGCAGGTCGTCTGGCTCAGCCTGACCATGTCGTCGGTGCGCAACGCGCGGGGCATTCCCGACTATTTCATCGCGGTGGTCGAGGATATTCAGCGCCGCAAGGAGGCCGAGGCGGACGTGCTTCGCCTCAACGCCGGCCTGGAACAGCGGGTGCGCGACCGCACCAGGGAATTGCAGGCCGCCAACGAGGAATTGGAAAGCTTCTCCTACGCGGTGTCCCATGATCTGCGCGCTCCCCTGCGCGCCATGACCGGCTTCAGTCAGGCGCTGGTCGAGGATTACGGCGACCTGCTGGACGGCGAGGCCCGCGAGTATCTCGACCAGATCGTCCGGGGCGGCACCCATATGGGGGCGCTGATCGACGGATTGCTGCAACTGGCCCGCTCGACCCGCGGCGATCTGCGCCGCGACCGGGTGGATCTGTCGGAGATGGCGCGGAGCATCCGCGCCGAGTTGTCCCGTCTCGCCCCCGGGCGCCGGGTGGAGTGGCGCATCGCCGGGGGGCTGGCCGCCCTGGGCGATTCCCGGATGATCGACGTTGTCGTGCGCAATCTCTTGGGCAACGCCTGGAAATACACCTCGGGCAAGGCCGATCCGGTGATTTCCTTCCATGCCGAGGAAGGCGACGACGGTCCGGTCTATTGCGTCGCCGACAACGGTGCCGGCTTCGATCCCAAGCATGCCGAGAAGCTGTTCAAGCCGTTCTCGCGCCTGCATCGCCAGGACGAGTTCCCCGGCATCGGCATCGGCCTGGCCACCGTCCAGCGCATCGTCCGCCGGCACGGCGGCACCATCCGGGCAAATGCGTCACCGGGGCAGGGGGCGGAGTTTCGCTTCACCTTGCCCGCCGGGGTTTTGGAAGAGGAGGAATCGCGCGATGCACGAGACGATTCTGCCGGTTGA
- a CDS encoding PAS domain S-box protein has translation MHKLLARQLRKAAEGSPDGTVDLTRLIDMVDRAYEETERERRLKDRALDVMQEEVDEMSRRVAEEAEQRFNLLMDNVGEAVIVIDARGHIEGFNRVAENIFGYRADEAIGRNISFLMPSDLASVHDSFLSEADSHSRTRILGKGGRELLGKRKTGEIFPTEIAIGEVTTGGHRQFIGVIRDITLRRQAEMELRESESRFRDLAGSASDWFWESDAEYRLTFVSERIGSVLGVKPAAILGHTWFEIGLDDQPERAAAHWNDLRAHASFRDLVFTVGPPDGKDAKVIRLSAIPMFSTDGSFTGYRGVGADITREASAVERAIQAREQLRDAIDSITDAIAVYDEDEKLVICNQAYADTLDGSHEFLFPGIAFEDVLRNGNERSFFDIGNQDFEEWLVGRMARFRNADGHSFIVKLSGGRWVQSRECPTREGGVVAVRTDITRLKRREEDLDKLRRRYELILDSAGEGIVGLDSCGRVTFANRMAGEIIGRNSVEMVGQCFHCLVHPDPLRCEGPCPAAASPVVEAYLSGIPGQISGEVFRDSDNRVIPVDYFVAPIIENEEPSGAVLVFRDATLRLQFERSLEEQQRELAHLVAERTRELQREIDIRAHTETALRGSRERLKGITDSLFEGVLVVDREGYISFANPSAKQLLECDDSSGDIEGYPLEILLRVRMPTADVGFGDSPFRHVIQENATFRDDDAVFVTASGKALSVAYACSPLGEDEDKRSVIISFRNIETLKKAQREAVQASRLASVGQLAAGIAHEINTPIQYVGDNLRFLDNALGKLATAVSAGRELAASAVAHPAMGESVDKFNAAISQAKIPFLLAEVPSAVSESLDGVAQIARIVLSMKEFSHPGTSTKTMTDMNRALDSTLTVSRNVWKHAAEVERHFDTSLPPVLCHAGELNQVFLNLIVNAAHAIETSGKPLPGRITISTSHHDDHVEIIVADSGTGVPEAIRERIFDPFFTTKEVGKGTGQGLAICRDVVVAKHGGSMDVADNDGGGAAFIVRLPIGGTGEAGTKE, from the coding sequence ATGCACAAGCTGCTGGCCCGTCAACTCCGCAAGGCCGCCGAAGGATCTCCCGACGGTACGGTGGATTTGACGCGTCTCATCGATATGGTCGACCGGGCCTATGAAGAGACCGAGCGGGAGCGCCGGCTGAAGGACCGCGCCCTCGACGTCATGCAGGAAGAAGTCGACGAGATGAGCCGCCGGGTGGCGGAGGAAGCCGAACAGCGCTTCAACCTGCTGATGGACAACGTGGGCGAGGCGGTGATCGTCATCGACGCCCGGGGACATATCGAAGGCTTCAACCGGGTCGCCGAAAATATCTTCGGCTACCGCGCCGACGAAGCCATCGGGCGCAACATCTCCTTCCTGATGCCCAGCGATCTGGCCTCGGTCCACGATTCATTCCTGTCGGAAGCCGACAGCCACAGCCGGACCCGCATCCTGGGCAAGGGCGGGCGCGAACTGCTGGGCAAGCGCAAGACCGGTGAAATCTTCCCCACCGAGATCGCCATCGGCGAAGTCACCACCGGCGGGCACCGCCAGTTCATCGGTGTCATCCGCGACATCACCCTGCGCCGGCAAGCCGAAATGGAACTGCGGGAAAGCGAAAGCCGCTTCCGCGATCTGGCCGGCTCGGCCTCGGACTGGTTCTGGGAGAGCGACGCCGAATATCGGCTGACCTTCGTCTCGGAACGCATCGGCAGCGTCCTGGGGGTCAAGCCGGCCGCCATCCTGGGGCACACCTGGTTCGAGATCGGCCTGGACGATCAGCCCGAACGGGCCGCCGCCCATTGGAACGATCTGCGGGCTCATGCCAGCTTCCGCGATCTGGTCTTCACCGTCGGCCCGCCCGACGGCAAGGATGCCAAGGTCATCCGCCTTAGCGCCATCCCCATGTTCTCGACCGACGGCAGCTTCACCGGTTATCGCGGCGTCGGCGCCGACATCACCCGCGAAGCCAGTGCGGTGGAACGGGCGATCCAGGCCCGCGAACAGCTTCGCGACGCTATCGACAGCATCACCGACGCCATCGCGGTCTACGACGAGGACGAGAAGCTGGTGATCTGCAACCAGGCTTATGCCGATACCCTGGACGGCTCCCACGAATTCCTGTTTCCCGGCATCGCCTTCGAGGACGTGCTGCGCAACGGCAACGAGCGCAGCTTCTTCGATATCGGCAACCAGGATTTCGAGGAATGGCTGGTCGGCCGCATGGCGCGCTTCCGCAACGCCGACGGCCATTCCTTCATCGTCAAGCTTTCCGGTGGGCGCTGGGTGCAGAGCCGGGAATGTCCGACCCGCGAGGGCGGCGTGGTGGCGGTGCGCACCGACATCACCCGCCTGAAGCGCCGCGAGGAGGATCTGGACAAACTGCGGCGGCGCTACGAGTTGATCCTGGACTCGGCCGGCGAGGGCATTGTCGGCCTCGATTCCTGCGGCCGGGTCACCTTCGCCAACCGCATGGCCGGCGAAATCATCGGCCGCAATTCGGTGGAGATGGTAGGCCAGTGCTTCCATTGCCTGGTCCATCCCGATCCACTCCGCTGCGAAGGCCCCTGCCCCGCCGCGGCGTCACCGGTAGTCGAGGCTTACCTGAGCGGTATTCCCGGCCAGATCAGCGGCGAGGTCTTTCGCGACTCGGACAACCGCGTCATCCCGGTGGACTACTTCGTCGCGCCGATCATCGAGAACGAGGAGCCCTCGGGGGCGGTGCTGGTCTTCCGCGACGCCACCCTGCGCCTGCAATTCGAGCGCAGCCTCGAGGAACAGCAGCGCGAACTGGCCCATCTGGTCGCCGAGCGGACCAGGGAACTGCAGCGCGAGATCGATATCCGCGCCCACACCGAGACCGCCCTGCGCGGCTCGCGCGAGCGGCTCAAGGGCATTACCGACAGCCTGTTCGAGGGCGTGCTGGTGGTCGATCGCGAGGGCTACATCTCCTTCGCCAACCCGTCGGCCAAGCAATTGCTGGAATGCGACGACAGCAGCGGCGATATCGAGGGCTATCCCCTCGAGATTTTGCTGCGGGTCAGGATGCCGACGGCGGATGTCGGCTTCGGCGATTCGCCATTCCGCCACGTCATTCAGGAAAACGCCACCTTCCGCGACGACGATGCCGTCTTCGTCACCGCGTCGGGCAAGGCTCTGTCGGTGGCCTATGCCTGCTCGCCCCTGGGCGAGGACGAGGACAAGCGCTCCGTGATCATCTCCTTCCGCAACATCGAGACGCTGAAGAAGGCGCAACGCGAGGCGGTCCAGGCCTCGCGGCTGGCCAGCGTCGGCCAGTTGGCCGCCGGCATCGCCCACGAGATCAACACGCCCATCCAGTATGTGGGCGACAATCTCCGCTTCCTCGACAACGCCCTGGGCAAGCTGGCGACGGCGGTGTCGGCGGGACGGGAACTGGCGGCCAGCGCCGTGGCGCACCCGGCCATGGGCGAATCCGTCGACAAATTCAACGCCGCCATCTCCCAGGCCAAGATTCCGTTCCTGCTGGCCGAGGTCCCGTCGGCGGTGAGCGAATCCCTGGACGGCGTCGCCCAGATCGCCCGCATCGTGCTGTCCATGAAGGAATTCTCCCATCCCGGCACCAGCACCAAGACCATGACCGACATGAACCGGGCGCTCGACAGCACCCTGACCGTGTCGCGCAACGTCTGGAAGCATGCCGCCGAGGTGGAGCGGCACTTCGACACCTCGCTGCCTCCGGTCCTCTGCCACGCCGGAGAATTGAATCAGGTATTCCTCAACCTGATCGTCAATGCCGCGCACGCCATCGAAACCTCGGGCAAGCCCCTGCCGGGGCGGATCACCATTTCCACCTCGCATCACGATGATCACGTGGAGATCATCGTCGCCGACAGCGGCACCGGCGTCCCCGAAGCCATCCGGGAACGCATCTTCGACCCGTTCTTCACCACCAAGGAGGTGGGCAAGGGGACCGGACAGGGTCTGGCCATCTGCCGCGACGTGGTGGTGGCCAAGCATGGCGGCAGCATGGACGTTGCCGACAACGACGGCGGGGGCGCCGCCTTCATCGTTCGCCTTCCCATCGGCGGGACCGGCGAAGCGGGGACCAAGGAATGA
- a CDS encoding response regulator has translation MLRVLFVDDEAHILRGLRRSMMSMGEEWDMTFCSSGAEALALMQQEAAFDVVVSDMRMPSMDGAEFLGIVRQRHPETIRVILSGYADVESILRTVGPAHIYLAKPCDAETLHGAISRPIALKRLLSTPSLRAVLAGLSNLPSLPDVVFKVDEELRSPQCSAKSIATLIDRDVAMTAELLRLTNSAYFSVSSPVTTTLQAVRTIGLETIQALVLQIGIFRQFSGSPSVAPLLESLTGYCLTTANLAEAIAGSMGADQTTAKASHCAAMLSRIGILVLLDAYPEAYERILSQPTAGLSLYQAEEQAFGANHALVGAYLLGLWGFSPPLVEAVAFAGTPSRSLGHDNAILTALHAAIALGPPLPSTFPADIQIKNSLDMAYIVEARKDGQISRWRELALQISGGNK, from the coding sequence ATGCTGCGCGTTCTGTTTGTCGATGACGAGGCCCACATCCTCCGGGGCCTGCGCCGCTCCATGATGAGCATGGGCGAGGAATGGGACATGACGTTCTGTTCCTCCGGAGCGGAGGCCCTGGCCCTGATGCAGCAGGAGGCCGCCTTCGACGTGGTCGTCTCCGACATGCGCATGCCCAGCATGGACGGCGCCGAATTCCTGGGAATCGTGCGTCAGCGCCACCCGGAGACCATCCGGGTCATCCTGTCCGGCTATGCCGACGTGGAATCGATCCTGCGCACGGTGGGGCCGGCCCATATCTACCTGGCCAAGCCGTGCGACGCCGAAACCCTGCACGGCGCCATCTCGCGGCCCATCGCCCTGAAACGCCTGCTGTCGACCCCTTCGCTGCGGGCGGTGCTGGCCGGACTGAGCAACCTGCCGAGTCTGCCGGACGTGGTCTTCAAGGTGGACGAGGAACTGCGTTCGCCGCAATGCTCGGCCAAATCCATCGCCACTCTCATCGACCGGGACGTGGCCATGACGGCCGAATTGCTGCGGCTGACCAATTCCGCCTACTTCTCCGTGTCGAGCCCCGTCACCACCACCTTGCAGGCGGTCCGTACCATCGGGCTGGAGACCATCCAGGCCCTGGTTCTGCAGATCGGCATATTCCGCCAGTTCTCCGGCAGCCCCTCCGTCGCCCCCCTGCTCGAGTCCTTGACCGGCTATTGCCTGACCACCGCCAATCTGGCCGAGGCCATCGCCGGTTCCATGGGGGCCGATCAGACCACCGCCAAGGCCTCCCATTGCGCCGCCATGCTGTCGCGGATCGGCATTCTCGTCCTGCTGGACGCCTATCCTGAGGCCTATGAGCGGATACTGTCCCAGCCCACGGCCGGATTGTCCCTCTATCAGGCCGAGGAGCAGGCGTTCGGGGCCAATCACGCCCTGGTCGGCGCCTATTTGCTCGGATTATGGGGATTCAGCCCGCCGTTGGTGGAAGCGGTGGCCTTCGCCGGCACTCCCTCCCGCAGCCTCGGCCATGACAACGCCATACTGACGGCCCTGCACGCCGCCATTGCCCTCGGACCACCCTTGCCGTCAACGTTTCCGGCGGACATTCAAATCAAAAACAGCCTGGACATGGCCTATATTGTCGAAGCACGCAAGGACGGCCAGATTTCGCGCTGGCGCGAACTGGCACTCCAGATTTCCGGGGGGAACAAGTAA